From Cucumis melo cultivar AY chromosome 1, USDA_Cmelo_AY_1.0, whole genome shotgun sequence, a single genomic window includes:
- the LOC103495673 gene encoding endo-1,4-beta-xylanase 5-like, whose protein sequence is MAMITNVALIVCALLVASGLGTNAMTYDYSANTECLVKPESAQYKGGIIENPELNDGLKGWFPFGSAKIEHREESNGNVFIVAHTRNHSYDTLSQTLHLHSNIIYTFSAWVQVNEGKADVAAVIKTKRGYEHVAATTAQSNCWSFFKGGLTVTEPGPVELYFESNNTNVEIWMDSVSLQPFTQEQWRAHQDQAIEKYRKRTVKIQVLNKEGYPLPNVTISLGQWRPGFPVGCAINRNILNNFPYQNWFLSRFTTTTFENEMKWYSNEQTRGHVDYSVSDAMIYFTKQHNIAVRGHNVFWNDPQYVQGWVKSLSNTDLYRAARRRLDSVMSKYRGQVIAWDVENENLHFNFFESKLGWPASGLFYNWAMKADQSIPLFLNEFNTIESSGDAASSPARYLQKLDAIRKFPGNSDARFAIGLESHFGPSPNLAYMRSAIDTLGSAGVPIWLTEVDVSNSGNQAYDLEQVLREGFSHPKVNGIVIWSAWAPWGCYRMCLTDNNFNNLPTGDVVDKLLKEWGIKGSITATTDSNGFFETSLFHGEYEMKILHPSVTESSINAQKFSVLPGSEGESEQQSPLLIQVEV, encoded by the exons ATGGCGATGATAACAAACGTGGCTCTCATTGTCTGCGCTCTTCTTGTTGCTTCAG GCTTGGGGACAAATGCAATGACATATGACTACTCAGCTAATACTGAg TGTTTGGTAAAGCCAGAAAGCGCTCAATACAAGGGAGGGATAATTGAGAATCCAGAATTGAACGATGGATTGAAAGGATGGTTTCCATTTGGTAGTGCGAAAATCGAGCATAGAGAAGAATCAAATGGCAATGTATTCATAGTGGCTCATACAAGAAACCATTCTTATGATACTCTCTCTCAAACTCTTCACTTGCATTCAAACATCATCTATACCTTTTCAG CTTGGGTACAAGTTAACGAGGGAAAAGCTGACGTAGCAGCggttataaaaacaaaaagaggtTACGAACACGTGGCAGCTACAACGGCCCAATCAAATTGCTGGTCCTTCTTTAAGGGCGGCCTCACCGTCACTGAACCCGGTCCGGTTGAGCTCTACTTTGAG AGCAACAATACTAATGTGGAAATATGGATGGATAGTGTCTCATTGCAACCATTCACTCAAGAACAATGGAGAGCTCATCAGGACCAAGCCATTGAGAAG TACCGAAAGAGGACAGTGAAAATCCAAGTGCTCAACAAAGAAGGCTATCCTCTTCCCAATGTAACGATTTCTCTAGGACAATGGCGGCCAGGTTTCCCAGTCGGCTGCGCCATCAACCGCAACATTCTCAACAATTTCCCTTATCAGAACTGGTTCCTTTCCCGCTTCACCACCACCACTTTCGAGAACGAAATGAAATGGTACAGCAACGAGCAAACCCGAGGCCATGTCGATTACTCCGTCTCTGACGCCATGATCTACTTCACCAAACAACATAACATCGCCGTCCGTGGCCACAATGTCTTTTGGAACGACCCACAGTACGTACAAGGTTGGGTGAAATCGCTTTCGAACACAGATCTCTACCGTGCCGCTCGACGGAGACTCGATTCGGTCATGTCTAAGTATCGAGGCCAAGTGATTGCTTGGGATGTGGAGAATGAGAATctccattttaattttttcgAGAGCAAATTAGGGTGGCCTGCTTCTGGTTTGTTCTATAATTGGGCGATGAAAGCCGATCAATCGATTCCGTTGTTTCTGAATGAGTTTAATACCATCGAGTCTAGTGGCGATGCGGCCTCTTCTCCAGCTAGGTATCTTCAGAAATTGGATGCTATAAGAAAGTTTCCGGGTAATAGTGACGCCAGATTTGCGATTGGACTGGAATCGCATTTCGGTCCTTCTCCTAATCTTGCTTATATGAGATCAGCCATTGATACGCTTGGTTCTGCTGGAGTTCCGATTTGGCTCACCGAAGTTGATGTTTCTAACTCGGGTAATCAG GCATATGACTTGGAGCAAGTTCTAAGAGAGGGATTTTCTCATCCAAAAGTGAATGGAATTGTGATTTGGTCAGCATGGGCACCATGGGGATGTTATCGAATGTGTTTGACAGACAACAATTTCAACAACTTACCAACTGGTGATGTGGTAGACAAATTGTTAAAAGAGTGGGGAATCAAAGGCTCAATCACAGCAACAACAGATTCTAATGGCTTCTTTGAAACCTCACTTTTCCATGGAGAATATGAAATGAAAATCTTGCACCCGTCTGTCACCGAATCTTCCATCAATGCTCAGAAGTTTAGTGTTCTTCCTGGATCTGAAGGTGAATCAGAACAACAATCACCTTTGCTTATTCAAGTTGAAGTCTGA
- the LOC103495310 gene encoding ADP-ribosylation factor-like protein 8a → MGLWEAFLNWLRSLFFKQEMELSLIGLQNAGKTSLVNVIATGGYSEDMIPTVGFNMKKVTKGNVTIKLWDLGGQPRFRSMWERYCRAVSAIVYVVDAADYENLSVSRSELHDLLSKPSLNGIPLLVLGNKIDKQGALSKSDLTERMGLKSITDREVCCYMISCKNSTNIDTVIDWLVKHSKSKN, encoded by the exons ATGGGTTTGTGGGAAGCGTTTCTCAATTGGCTTCGAAG CCTCTTTTTCAAGCAAGAGATGGAATTATCTCTGATTGGGCTTCAGAATGCTGGAAAAACATCACTTGTAAATGTTATTGCA ACGGGTGGATACAGTGAAGATATGATCCCAACG GTAGGATTTAACATGAAGAAGGTGACAAAAGGAAATGTAACAATAAAGCTTTGGGATCTTGGAGGCCAACCAAGATTCCGTAGCATGTGGGAAAGATATTGTCGTGCAGTTTCTGCCATTGT TTATGTTGTGGATGCCGCTGATTACGAGAACTTGTCTGTTTCAAGAAGTGAGCTTCATGACTTGTTGAGTAAGCCTTCACTTAATGGAATTCCATTGCTGGTATTGGGTAACAAGATTGACAAACAAGGAGCTCTGTCGAAGTCGGATCTCACAGAACGAAT GGGACtcaagtctatcactgatagagaAGTCTGTTGCTATATGATTTCCTGCAAGAACTCAACCAATATCGATACGGTCATTGATTGGCTCGTAAAGCATTCAAAGTCGAAAAACTAA